From one Lotus japonicus ecotype B-129 chromosome 3, LjGifu_v1.2 genomic stretch:
- the LOC130748210 gene encoding dynein light chain 1, cytoplasmic, translated as MLEGKALIEDTDMPAKMQIQAMASASEALDLYDVLDYKSIAAHIKKEFDKRYGSGWQCVVGSSFGCFFTHSKGTFIYFTLETLNFLIFKGQ; from the exons ATGTTAGAAGGAAAAGCTTTGATTGAGGATACTGACATGCCAGCTAAGATGCAGATCCAAGCTATGGCATCTGCTTCTGAAGCTCTGGATCTCTATGATGTTTTAGATTACAAATCCATTGCTGCCCACATAAAAAAG GAGTTTGATAAAAGATATGGTTCTGGATGGCAATGTGTGGTGGGTTCAAGTTTTGGGTGTTTTTTCACCCATTCCAAGGGAACTTTCATATACTTCACTCTGGAGACTCTCAAtttcctcatcttcaaaggccagtaa
- the LOC130709551 gene encoding photosystem I reaction center subunit VI-2, chloroplastic-like yields the protein MNFCIASNTSIQTGTIMSVYFDKSVYFDLEYLGHTTGQWDLYGSDAPSPYNSLQSKFFKTFAAPFTKRGLLLKFLILGGGFTLAYYSATASGDIPPIKKGPQLPPKLGPRGKI from the exons ATGAACTTTTGTATT GCAAGCAATACGTCAATACAAACAGGCACTATCATGAGCGTATA cTTTGACAAGAGTGTGTATTTTGATTTGGAGTATCTAGGCCATACTACAGGTCAGTGGGACTTGTATGGCTCAGATGCACCCTCACCTTACAATTCTCTTCAG AGCAAGTTCTTCAAGACATTTGCTGCCCCATTCACAAAGAGGGGATTGTTACTCAAGTTTTTGATCCTGGGAGGTGGTTTCACCCTTGCATACTACAGTGCCACAGCTTCAGGTGACATACCACCAATCAAGAAAGGACCACAACTTCCACCAAAGCTCGGTCCCCGTGGCAAGATCTAA
- the LOC130747995 gene encoding hydroxyphenylpyruvate reductase → MESIGILMTKPMYSYLEQELANRFTLFRLWNYPSLRAFSESPHGASVRALVVNTGFTVDAAVINSLPKLEIIATYSVGFDKIDIQECRQSGIRVANTPDVLTDDVADHAVGLALAVLRRITQCDGYVRSGLWKRADFPLTTKFSGKAIGIVGLGRIGSAIAKRVEAFGCKVSYHSRSEKPETGYKYYPNILALASNSEILVISCSLTKETCHIVNRQVIDALGLKGVLINIGRGPHVDEAELVAALAEGRLGGAGLDVFENEPEVREELFGLENLVVTPHIGSDTVETSTKMADLVISNLEAHFLGKPLLTPVI, encoded by the exons ATGGAATCCATTGGCATCCTCATGACCAAGCCAATGTACTCCTACCTCGAACAAGAGCTCGCAAACCGCTTCACCCTCTTCAGACTCTGGAACTACCCCTCACTCCGCGCCTTCTCCGAATCTCCCCACGGCGCTTCCGTCCGCGCCCTCGTCGTCAACACCGGATTCACCGTCGACGCCGCCGTCATCAATTCCTTACCCAAACTCGAGATCATCGCCACTTACAGCGTCGGATTTGACAAGATCGACATCCAGGAATGCAGACAGAGCGGCATTCGGGTGGCCAATACACCGGATGTCTTGACCGACGACGTCGCCGACCATGCCGTCGGTCTTGCCTTGGCGGTTCTCCGGCGAATCACGCAGTGTGATGGATATGTGAGGAGTGGCCTCTGGAAACGTGCTGATTTTCCGTTAACCACCAAG TTTAGTGGCAAAGCAATTGGAATTGTTGGTTTGGGAAGGATTGGTTCAGCAATAGCAAAAAGGGTTGAGGCTTTTGGATGCAAAGTTAGTTACCACTCCAGATCTGAAAAGCCAGAGACAGGTTACAAGTATTACCCAAACATACTTGCCTTGGCTTCTAACTCTGAAATACTTGTGATATCATGTTCACTCACTAAAGAAACCTGTCACATTGTGAACCGTCAAGTCATTGATGCATTGGGCCTGAAGGGAgtgcttatcaacattgggcgAGGCCCGCATGTCGATGAGGCCGAGCTTGTGGCCGCGTTGGCTGAAGGGCGGTTAGGTGGCGCGGGCCTTGACGTGTTTGAGAATGAACCCGAGGTGCGTGAGGAGCTCTTTGGGCTTGAGAACCTGGTGGTCACCCCTCATATTGGGAGTGACACCGTGGAAACTAGCACGAAGATGGCAGACCTTGTGATTTCGAACTTGGAGGCTCACTTCCTTGGGAAACCGCTCTTGACTCCGGTGATTTGA
- the LOC130749107 gene encoding rop guanine nucleotide exchange factor 12, with protein MVRAVEQDQENPRSKLFNFRGMFENTGRHAKSLSVDTGTRLDPTAEDGAASSRSQGSRPINDLDKVPKARIISKEEIAAKEAKEKLLQEMEQMRERFAKLLLGEDMSGGGKGVSSALALSNAFTNLAASVYGEQKRLEPMPAERKAKWRKEIDWLLSVTDYVVEMVPTQQKSKDGSQMEIMTTRQRADLHMNIPALRKLDAMLLECLDNFKDQNEFYYISKDADDSDSDSGKKKNDDKWWLPVPKVPAEGLSDAARKFLQYQKDSVNQVLKAAMAINAQVLTEMEIPESYIESLPKNGRASLGDSVYRSITVEFFDPDQFLSTMDLSSEHKILDLKNRIEASIVIWKRKMNQKDSKSAWGSAVSLEKRELFEERAETILLLLKHRFPGIPQSSLDISKIQFNKDVGQAVLESYSRILESLAFTVLSRIDDVLQADYQTQNVPGRKSSAARISFSKPSPREEMDKVGADQTPGSMTLSDFMGWGSDQADSEVKKDPFAASDDFYNNVDMKQPQKLPEVVTTKKVSYLETLGVMRSPTSRH; from the exons atggtTCGAGCTGTGGAACAAGACCAGGAAAATCCCAGGTCCAAACTGTTCAATTTCAGAGGGATGTTTGAGAACACTGGGAGGCATGCTAAGAGCTTGAGCGTTGACACCGGCACTCGATTGGATCCTACGGCAGAGGATGGTGCAGCCTCATCAAGAAGCCAAGGATCAAGACCAATTAATGATTTGGACAAGGTTCCTAAGGCAAGGATCATAAGCAAGGAGGAAATCGCAGCTAAGGAAGCCAAAGAGAAACTATTACAAG AGATGGAACAGATGAGAGAGAGATTTGCAAAACTGCTATTGGGTGAGGACATGTCCGGTGGAGGAAAAGGTGTTTCTTCTGCATTGGCACTGTCAAATGCATTCACAAACCTTGCTg CTTCTGTTTATGGTGAACAAAAGCGCCTAGAACCGATGCCGGCAGAAAGGAAAgcaaaatggagaaaagaaatTGATTGGCTTCTATCAGTCACAGATTATGTTGTTGAAATGGTTCCTACACAACAAAAATCAAAGGATGGTTCACAAATGGAG ATTATGACAACGCGACAACGAGCAGATCTTCACATGAATATCCCTGCCTTGCGCAAGCTTGATGCAATGCTTCTT GAATGTCTGGATAACTTCAAAGATCAAAATGAGTTCTACTACATATCGAAAGATGCAgatgattcagattcagacagtggaaagaaaaaaaatgatgataAGTGGTGGTTACCTGTACCTAAGGTTCCCGCGGAAGGTCTATCTGATGCAGCGAGAAAATTTCTACAGTATCAGAAAGATAGTGTGAATCAAGTACTTAAAGCAGCCATGGCAATTAATGCACAAGTTCTAACAGAAATGGAGATCCCTGAAAGCTATATTGAATCCTTACCCAAG AATGGAAGAGCAAGTCTTGGGGACTCAGTCTACAGGAGCATTACAGTTGAGTTTTTTGATCCTGATCAATTCTTATCAACCATGGACTTATCATCAGAACACAAAATCCTAGATCTCAAGAATAGAATTGAAGCATCAATAGTGAtttggaagaggaagatgaaccaaaaAGATAGCAAATCTGCTTGGGGTTCTGCTGTAAGTTTGGAAAAAAGAGAGCTCTTTGAAGAGAGAGCAGAAACCATCTTACTTCTCTTGAAGCACCGTTTCCCTGGCATTCCACAATCTTCATTGGATATAAGCAAAATCCAATTCAACAAG GATGTGGGGCAAGCAGTTCTTGAGAGCTATTCAAGAATATTGGAAAGTTTGGCCTTCACAGTACTTTCAAGAATAGATGATGTGCTTCAAGCAGATTACCAAACTCAAAATGTACCAGGAAGAAAGAGCAGTGCTGCCAGAATCTCCTTTTCGAAGCCGAGTCCTAGAGAAGAGATGGACAAGGTTGGTGCAGATCAAACGCCTGGTTCAATGACTCTATCAGATTTCATGGGTTGGGGCTCTGATCAAGCTGACTCAGAGGTGAAGAAAGACCCCTTCGCAGCTTCAGATGATTTTTACAATAATGTTGATATGAAGCAACCACAAAAACTTCCAGAAGTAGTGACCACCAAGAAAGTGTCATACCTTGAGACATTGGGTGTGatgagaagtcccacatcgcgcCATTGA
- the LOC130709555 gene encoding zinc finger protein GIS-like — protein sequence MKEKEDVKDSNGSSSQNVLDFVNLSKDHSGRGSKVQELDFFNPGKNVVGASSSGWANNNDNNEGRDENTEEKTLESKIFSCNFCKKQFSSSQALGGHQNAHRPERAFAKRRQELHLSGAFSRSNFPYYSYPSLSTSPYYGSYNNILGIRRDSMIHKPTYSHTPPSFNFAQGPTLSDMLNISSINRERRDGLNPNTGIGILGNGGAIATPVKIEDYGRALATTHQFGDSSANAATRPNTTLEKPTNLGKSALATNIEEPSGLDLSLKLYGRALATTHQFGDSSANAATRPNTTLEKPTNLGKSALATNIEEPSDSNDPSGLDLSLKL from the coding sequence atgaaggagaaggaagacGTGAAAGATTCAAACGGATCCAGTTCCCAGAATGTTCTTGATTTCGTGAACCTTTCCAAAGATCATTCGGGTCGTGGGTCAAAGGTGCAAGAACTTGATTTTTTCAACCCGGGGAAAAACGTGGTGGGTGCATCGTCATCTGGCTGGGCTAATAACAATGACAACAATGAAGGTAGAGATGAAAACACTGAGGAAAAAACCCTGGAGTCGAAGATTTTTTCTTGCAATTTTTGCAAGAAACAATTTTCTTCGTCACAAGCCCTAGGAGGGCATCAAAATGCCCATAGGCCTGAGCGTGCATTTGCAAAGCGTAGACAAGAGCTTCACCTTTCTGGTGCTTTTTCTCGCTCTAATTTTCCTTATTACAGTTATCCTAGCCTTTCAACATCACCTTATTATGGATCGTATAACAACATACTTGGTATTAGGAGGGATTCCATGATTCACAAGCCAACCTATTCTCACACCCCACCAAGTTTCAATTTTGCTCAAGGTCCTACTTTGTCAGACATGTTaaacatttcttcaattaaTCGAGAGAGGAGGGATGGTTTGAATCCAAATACTGGAATTGGGATTCTAGGAAATGGTGGTGCAATCGCAACACCTGTGAAGATAGAAGATTATGGTAGAGCACTTGCAACCACTCACCAATTTGGAGATTCTTCTGCAAATGCGGCTACAAGGCCAAACACAACCCTGGAGAAGCCAACAAACCTTGGAAAGTCAGCTCTAGCTACCAATATTGAAGAACCTTCTGGGCTTGATTTGTCACTAAAACTTTATGGTAGAGCACTTGCAACCACTCACCAATTTGGAGATTCTTCTGCAAATGCGGCTACAAGGCCAAACACAACCCTGGAGAAGCCAACAAACCTTGGAAAGTCAGCTCTAGCTACCAATATTGAAGAACCTTCTGATTCTAACGACCCTTCTGGGCTTGATTTGTCACTAAAACTTTAG
- the LOC130743114 gene encoding 30S ribosomal protein S17, chloroplastic, with product MWLLQLPPKLSNPFIHGTPFTPLSKPATALTHHTHSPPSFLPSIKAMKSIQGKVVCSASDKTVAVEVVRLAPHPKYKRRVRKKKKYQAHDPENQFKVGDIVQLTKTRPISKTKAFLALPVPSRGAKNKPSGDLPIPLESEQEPQQQQEEEGQA from the coding sequence ATGTGGCTTCTGCAACTCCCTCCCAAGCTTTCCAACCCCTTCATCCATGGCACACCCTTCACCCCTCTCTCCAAACCCGCCACCGCTCTCACCCACCACACCCACTCACCGCCGTCGTTCCTCCCGTCGATCAAGGCCATGAAATCCATCCAAGGGAAGGTGGTGTGCTCCGCCAGCGACAAGACCGTCGCGGTGGAGGTTGTTCGTCTGGCGCCGCACCCCAAGTACAAGAGGCGTgtcaggaagaagaagaagtaccAGGCTCATGACCCTGAGAATCAGTTCAAGGTCGGTGACATTGTTCAGCTGACCAAGACCAGACCCATCAGCAAAACCAAGGCCTTTCTCGCTCTTCCTGTTCCTAGTAGGGGTGCCAAGAACAAACCTTCCGGTGATCTTCCGATTCCGTTGGAGTCTGAGCAGGAGCCGCAGCAGCAGCAGGAGGAGGAGGGCCAGGCTTAG